From a single Couchioplanes caeruleus genomic region:
- a CDS encoding ArsR/SmtB family transcription factor → MHAFDVLGDPVRRRILELLADGEQPSGAVTEVIRAEFGISQPAVSQHLRVLRDNGFATVRPDGARRLYAVDDTALREADAWLSRFRRFWTPHLDALATEVARGKRQRRLAARDDDTTGEHP, encoded by the coding sequence GTGCACGCGTTCGACGTGCTCGGGGACCCGGTCCGCCGCCGCATCCTGGAGCTGCTCGCCGACGGCGAACAGCCCTCCGGCGCGGTCACCGAGGTGATCCGGGCGGAGTTCGGGATCTCCCAGCCGGCCGTCTCCCAGCACCTGCGGGTGCTGCGCGACAACGGCTTCGCCACCGTGCGCCCCGACGGCGCCCGGCGCCTGTACGCGGTGGACGACACCGCGCTGCGCGAGGCGGACGCCTGGCTGAGCCGGTTCCGGCGGTTCTGGACGCCGCACCTCGACGCGCTGGCCACCGAGGTGGCCCGCGGCAAACGGCAGCGGCGCCTCGCCGCCCGCGACGACGACACCACGGGAGAACACCCATGA
- a CDS encoding SRPBCC family protein: protein MIDVKQQISDVRRWVGNRTLEAGEARVLTISQAYDTDRDDLWDAVTTAERIQRWFLPVSGDLREGGTYQFQGNAGGTVSRCDKPNGFSATWEFGGQVSWVEVRLSPEGDGRTRLELEHVAHVADEFWDQYGPGATGVGWDGAFLGLANYLTDPSATLDPEAAMAWGLSPEGKEFHRLSAGSWAEAAIAAGDEPEQARASADRTYGFYTGS, encoded by the coding sequence ATGATCGACGTGAAGCAGCAGATCAGCGACGTCCGCCGCTGGGTCGGCAACCGTACGCTCGAGGCCGGCGAGGCCCGCGTCCTGACGATCAGCCAGGCCTACGACACCGACCGGGACGACCTGTGGGACGCCGTCACCACGGCCGAGCGCATCCAGCGGTGGTTCCTGCCGGTCAGCGGCGACCTGCGTGAGGGCGGTACCTACCAGTTCCAGGGCAACGCGGGCGGCACGGTCTCGCGCTGCGACAAGCCGAACGGCTTCTCCGCGACGTGGGAGTTCGGCGGCCAGGTGAGCTGGGTCGAGGTCCGGCTCAGCCCCGAGGGCGACGGGCGTACGCGCCTCGAGCTGGAGCACGTCGCGCACGTCGCCGACGAGTTCTGGGACCAGTACGGCCCGGGGGCCACCGGCGTCGGCTGGGACGGCGCGTTCCTGGGCCTCGCCAACTACCTGACCGACCCGTCCGCGACCCTCGACCCGGAGGCGGCGATGGCGTGGGGACTGTCACCGGAGGGCAAGGAGTTCCACCGCCTCAGCGCCGGCTCCTGGGCCGAGGCCGCCATCGCCGCCGGGGACGAACCGGAGCAGGCCCGGGCGAGCGCCGACCGCACGTACGGGTTCTACACCGGCTCCTGA
- a CDS encoding sigma-70 family RNA polymerase sigma factor — MIDDEVTGWALAAGRGDADAAAAFVRATQREVWRFLHHLAGPAELDDLAQETYLRALRSLPGFAGRSSARTWLFTIARRVAVDHVRSAMARPRIAAVADWQAAADAATGTGRRGFEDDVAVRDLLGGLSAQRREAFVATQVLGLSYAEAAEVCDCPVGTIRSRVARAREDLVALLADDGPGRRLSG; from the coding sequence GTGATCGACGACGAGGTGACCGGGTGGGCGCTCGCCGCCGGCCGCGGGGACGCGGACGCGGCGGCGGCGTTCGTCCGGGCCACCCAGCGCGAGGTGTGGCGGTTCCTGCACCACCTCGCCGGGCCGGCCGAGCTGGACGACCTCGCCCAGGAGACGTACCTGCGGGCGCTGCGCAGCCTGCCCGGCTTCGCGGGCCGCTCCAGCGCCCGGACCTGGCTGTTCACGATCGCGCGGCGGGTCGCCGTCGACCACGTGCGCTCGGCGATGGCCCGGCCGCGGATCGCCGCGGTGGCCGACTGGCAGGCCGCCGCGGACGCCGCGACCGGAACCGGCCGCCGCGGCTTCGAGGACGACGTCGCCGTACGGGACCTGCTCGGCGGGCTGTCCGCGCAGCGGCGGGAGGCGTTCGTGGCGACGCAGGTGCTGGGGCTGTCGTACGCGGAGGCGGCCGAGGTCTGCGACTGTCCGGTGGGGACGATCAGGTCTCGGGTGGCCCGCGCCCGCGAGGACCTGGTGGCGCTCCTCGCGGACGACGGGCCGGGCCGGCGGCTCTCCGGGTGA
- a CDS encoding YcnI family copper-binding membrane protein encodes MSLLKRSGVVGGIAAACTFALAVPAAAHVTVNPNTAVQGGYAKVTFRVPNETDSAATTKVEVNLPTDTPFASVSLKPVAGWTMVAQKSKLAKPIEAHGAQISEAVSKITWTAAGDAAIKPGQFQEFDVSLGPLPEVDQVVFKALQTYSDGTVVRWIDEPATDGTEPEKPAPVLKLTPAGAPGADAPAAAPGPSVAAVADDGDDEDGSGGTWTGVAGIVLGLAGLVLGLLAYRRAQAASGAAAAAAEPATE; translated from the coding sequence ATGTCCCTGTTGAAGCGTTCGGGCGTGGTCGGCGGGATCGCCGCCGCGTGCACCTTCGCCCTGGCGGTCCCCGCCGCCGCGCACGTGACGGTGAACCCGAACACCGCGGTCCAGGGCGGGTACGCCAAGGTGACCTTCCGGGTGCCGAACGAGACGGATTCGGCCGCCACCACCAAGGTCGAGGTGAACCTGCCCACCGACACGCCGTTCGCCTCGGTGTCGCTCAAGCCCGTCGCGGGCTGGACCATGGTGGCGCAGAAGTCGAAGCTCGCGAAGCCGATCGAGGCGCACGGCGCACAGATCAGCGAGGCCGTCTCGAAGATCACCTGGACGGCGGCGGGGGACGCGGCGATCAAGCCCGGGCAGTTCCAGGAGTTCGACGTGTCGCTGGGCCCGCTGCCGGAGGTCGACCAGGTGGTGTTCAAGGCGCTGCAGACGTACTCGGACGGCACGGTGGTCCGGTGGATCGACGAGCCGGCGACGGACGGCACCGAGCCGGAGAAGCCCGCGCCGGTGCTGAAGCTGACCCCGGCGGGCGCGCCGGGCGCCGATGCGCCGGCCGCGGCTCCCGGCCCGTCCGTGGCCGCCGTCGCGGACGACGGCGACGACGAGGACGGCAGCGGCGGCACGTGGACGGGCGTCGCGGGCATCGTGCTCGGGCTCGCCGGGCTGGTGCTGGGGCTGCTGGCGTACCGGCGGGCCCAGGCCGCGTCCGGTGCCGCTGCGGCGGCGGCCGAGCCTGCGACGGAGTGA